In Acidobacteriota bacterium, the sequence AGCGCCCTCGAAAGGCTGATCGCCGAACGGGGGTCACAAGAAACCGGCTGAGGAAGCCGGTTCGAATCCGACCCGTGGACCACTCAGTCGCTGACTCTCAGGCTCCAGCGACGGGTGTCGCCGTACTCGAAATTGTCCGAAAAGACGATGCGGTCGACAAAAGCGACGAAGGAAGGCTCGGCGGTCCCGATGAGGAAGCCACCGTGGCGCGAGTTCATCGTCTCGTCGGCGAAGACCACCCCACCGTTGATCGATCCCACCATCACCAAGCCGGCGCCGTTGACGTCGATCTCGGTGGGATTGTTGAGCTGGCTCGGCAGGCTGGCTTCGCCGAAGCCGAGCGGTGAGAAGCGGTGCATGGTGCCATCCAGGGAGACACCGAGGTACTGGCCGATGTGGTTGACCGACACGCCACGCACGAAGCTCTCGATGAAGACCGTCTTGTCATAGACCATGGTCACCGGATCGAAGACGTCGGTGTCGTGCTCCCCGACCTGCAGAGCGTAGAGGTTGCCGTCGAGACCGATATTGAGGTCGATGTACCCCTGGCCGACGCTGAAACGCACCGCCGAGTAGCCGTCGCTCTTGTCGAAACGCACGATGCCAGACGGCTCGCCGCTGCCCAAGGTCTCCATGTCGGTCACGAAGATGTATTGACCGTAGGTCGCGATGCCGCCGTAGCTGTACTGATTGGCGGTGCTCCAGCCAGCGAAGGTGTTGTGCTCCCAGGTCTCGGTATCCGGATCGTAGGTCGACAGCTTGGGGAACAGGGTGCCGTTGAAGACGTGCAGCAAGCCGTCCTCGTCGATCACCAGATCGCGCGCCACCTCGCTGCCGACGTTGTCGACCGGAAAGGAGTCCACCAGAACGCCGGCCTTGGTGACCTCGTAGATGGTGTTGTCCGAGGAAACCAGAATGTTGTCGGGGTCGAAGGTACGCGCCTGGGCCGCCATGGCGAAAAGCAGCCCGATCAGCCCGACCTGAAGAAGACGACGCTGCAGCGAGCAATGCAGCCAAGAAGTGTTGAGCATCCACTGTCCTCCTGAGTTTCGACCGCGCCGGCGTACGGGCCCGACATCGCCTGTCGAGCGATCCAGGTACTTCGCTACTCCACCGGCGACAAGCAGAACAAAGGGCCGGCGAGGGCCGCTTCTCCAGTCTTGCGATTTTGCGGGATTCGCTTCAGGGCTTCGCCGGCCGTCGTTCGGACGGCGGCGGCGCGATTTCCAATTCGAGCACCTCCGGCGCCAGACAGCGGCGGTCGTCACAGGCCTGAAGCCGTAAACGCGCTCGCAGATCGATGCTGGCCTCGCCAGCCACCGGCAGGAGTGGCGCCGTGATCCGAGCTCGCCCCTGGTAGACGTCGAGGGGCTCCTCCTGAAAGGCCAGCCGCACCTCTTCGGCGGCCGGCCAGAGGATCTCGCCGAGACGCCAGGCCTCGGACCCGAGATCGAGGCGCGAGGCCAGCAGCCTCGGCTGGCGCGGCGTCGCCGAGTTGACGTGCCAACCGGGCTGCACCTCCAGATCGACGACCAGATCCCAGCCGTCGCCCCGCGGAGCCAACCATCCGCGCGCCGCCACCACGCCACCGGCACCATATTCGAGGCCACCGGTCTCGCCTCGCCGCAGGTCATCGAGTCCCATCAGGAGGTACGGAAAACCCTGCGGTCGCGCCGTCAGCGCGCCGGCAAAGGCCCCGAGGGCGGAATTGCACCAGCGGCGATAGGTGGCATCGCCGGTGCGCCGAAAGAGCCGCGCCAGGGCTCGCACGGCGACCGAGTTCCCCGACGGGACAGCGCCGTCGGCCGGGCTCTTCGGTCGCGTGATGAGGGTGGCCGCCGCATCTTCCGGAGTCATGAAGAAGCCCCCCGCCGCGTCATCCCCGAACTCTGCGATCAGGCGATCGGCCAGCCACCGGGCGCGCACCAGCCAACGCTCGTCTCGGCGCCCGTCATAGAGGGCCAGGAAGGCCTCGAGCAGGTGCGCATAGTCATCGAGCAGTGCCGCAACGGAAGTCCTCCCCTGCCACTCGATGCGCCACAGACCGGTCGCCTCGGAGCCCCGGCGACCGCCCCGTCGCATGGTCTGCCACAACACCTCGCCGGCGCGTTCCGCCGCCAGTCGGTAGGTGTCGTCATCCAAGGCCAGGGAAGCCTCGGCCAGGGCGGTGATCATCATGCCGTTCCAGGCCACCATCACCTTGTCGTCGAGAAGCGGCGCTGGACGGCGGGCGCGCACTTCGCGGAGCCGTTCCCGAACGCGCTCGATGCGCTGCCACAGGGCCTCTTCGGTCACCCCCAGGGCGCTCGCCGAAGTGGCGAAGGGCCGCGGCACGTGGAGCACCGTCGAACCCTCGAAGTTGCCCTCCGGAGTGACCCCGAAGAGCTGTCCCGCGAGGGCCGCGTCGCGATTGCCCAGGGCGCGTGCGAGCTGCGCCGGATTCCATACGAAGAACGCCCCTTCGCGGCCCTCGCTGTCGGCATCCGTCGCCGAATGGAAGGTGCCCTGCGACGAGGTCATGTCGCGCAGCACGTAATCGAGGGTCTGACGAGCGACTCGAGCCAGGTAGGGATCGCCGGTCAAGCGGAAAGCGGCGCTATAGGCCCGCGCCAACTGGGCCTGGTTGTAGAGCATCTTCTCGAAGTGCGGAATGCGCCAGCCGGCGTCGATGGTGTAGCGATGAAAGCCCCCGCCGACCTGATCGTGGAGCCCTCCCCGAGCCATCGCCTCGAGACTCGAGCGCACCATCTCGAGGACCGCCTCGTCGCCCTCCCGCTCGGCCCACTGGAGGAGGAACAACAGCTCCGGCTCGTGGGGGAACTTTGGCGCCTTGCCGAGGCCACCGTGGACGCGATCGTGCCGTGCCATGAGCTGGTCGCGAGCCTGGGCGACCTGCTCTCGGCCGACCTCTTTCGCCTGGCCGCTGGCCGCCGTGGCACGGGCGACGGCGGCGGTGACCCGGGCCGCCGTGGCTTCGAGCTCCGGCCGCTGTTCGTCCCAAGCCCGACTGACCTGCGTCAGGAGCTGGCGAAAGCGATCCGGCGGAAAGTAGGTGGCGCCGAACAACGGGCTGCCGTCGGCGAGCAAGAAGGTCGACATCGGCCAGCCCCCCTGGCCGGTGGTGATCTGCACCGCCGTCATGTAAATCTCGTCGATGTCCGGGCGGCGCTCGCGGTCGACCTTGACGCAGACGAAGTGCTGGTTCATCAGACGCGCGATCTCCGGATCGTCGAAGCTTTCGCGCTCCATCACGTGGCACCAGTGACAGGTCGAATAGCCGATCGACAGGAAGATCAGCTTGTTGCGTCGCCGGGCCTCGGCGAAGGCCTCTTCTCCCCAGGGAAACCAGTTGACCGGATTGTGGGCATGCTGCAGCAGGTAGGGCGAGTCTTCGAGAATCAGGCGATTGAGGTAGAGCGGCCGGCCGGAGCCATCGCGGTGCTCGGTACGCGGCCGGTAGTCGGCACCGCGTGCCTCGAGGGCGGCCGCCAGGCGGGCTTCGAGGGCGGCACTTCTCGGCGCTGTGCCCGGCAGCGGATCGGCCGCGATGGCGCCGAGCGGGAAGATCCATGGGCTGGCGAGCAGCAGCCACAAGGCGACTCTGGGAGAGCTCCCAGAGCGCCACCGGAAGGAGTCGAGGAAGTTCGAAAGGAGCATCGTGCGGAGGCTCGAGGGTCGCTGGGGGCGGCCGCTTCAAGGGAGCGTTCGCTGATGTTTCCGCAACCGATCGGAGATCGGTTCACCACCGAGCAGGGAATCAGCCGGGCAAGCGCGCCACCAGCGACTGTCCAATCTCGGCCAGGGCCCGGAGATCGGTCGGTTCCTCGGCGAGCAGCGGCAGCCCGACCAGCGGCCGCGCCTCCCCCACCAGGCCGCGCAGCATCTCGAAGCCGCGCCGATCGCGCTCCCCGAGCCAGGAGAAGAGGGCACCCGCCTCACCGACCGGTCGCTCGACCGTCGGATGCATGCGGTTGACCACGATCGGGCCCAGATGGTGTCCGGCTTCCTGGAGCTTGCGCGCGAAGAACAGGGTGTCGGCAATGCGCTCTTCACCGGGCCCCGCCACCAGCAGAAAACGCGTCCGGCTCGACCCCAGCATCTCTTCGACCTTGCGGGCACGGCGCCGGAAGCCGTCGAACAAGGGACCGAAGGCCTGGAAGAACTCGGCCATGTCGCGCAACAGATCGAGACCGACGATCTCGTCCAGAAAGCGCTCGAAGCGACGTCCGATGGCCCCGAAGCGGGTCGTTCCGCGCAACCTCCCCTGGTCGTCGAACCAGGGTTTGAGGGCAATCCTGAGGGCCCCGCTGTCGAGAAACTGAACGATGCGCGACGGCGCCTCGAGGAAATCGAGGGCCTGGCGGGTCGGGGGCGTGTCGAGGATCACCTGCTGATAGCGGCCTTCCGACTCGACCTCGAACAAGCGCTCGACGGCCATGTACTCGAGGATGCCCGCCAGCGAGCCGGAGAGGTGCCGGTAGAAGCGGTTGTCGAGGATCCGCCGCCGCGCCGCATCGTCGGGGGCATAGCGCTCGATCAGGCGATCGAAGGTGCGGCCGGCGTCGAGCAGGCTGGCGGCCAGGCGACCGGGACCGGCGGCCGGCACCTCGATCTCTTCGTCCCGCGCCGCCTCGCCGACGCCGAGGGCATCCTTGAGGCGCAGCGAGGGATCGAAGGTCATCACCAGCGTGTCGCGCCCGGCCTGCGCCGCCGACACCCCGAGGGAAGCCGCCAAGGTGGTCTTGCCGACGCCCCCGGAACCGACCACGATGAGCAGCGGATTCTGCTCCGACAGCAGGCTCATGGCCGGACCCCGCGAGGTCCGACCGGCGACCTTTCGGAAACCAGCGGCATCACGCCAGCCCTCCTCGGTGCAAACGCTCCGAAAGCTGCGCGATGAGCTGCGGGCCGCGATCCATCGGCAGCAAGGGCAGATCGAGGCGCGGACCGTCCCAGGCGGCATCGAGGCGCCCGAGCTCGCTCTCATTGAGGGCTCGCCGGCGCCGCCAGAGATCTTCGGCACCATCCTCCGTCGCCGCCGGATAGAGGCCGTTGACCACCAGCAGGTCGGGCTTGCGCCCGAGCTCCGCGGCCAACGCCACCCGCAGCTCGAGCACCTCTTGGACGGGCATCTCCTCGGCGGTGGTCACCGCCACCACCCCGCAGCGATCGTCGTCGGCGACGAACTCCGCCAGGCGACGGCCGAGCTCACCAAAGGGCCCCTTCTCGACCACCTCGGCGAGCAGCCCGGGGGCCGCCAGCAGCGAGACCCCATGACCGGTCGCCGGGGCATCGAGGATCACCAGATCGAAGGCCGGCCCGCCGATGCCCTCCAGACGGCGCAAGGCATGGCCCAGGATCGCCACCTCCTTGAGCCCCGGCGCACCTTCCGTGAAGTGCTCGTAGACCGGGCTCGCGATCACCCGCTTGGAGAGCAACGCGATCTTCAAGCGCTCGCGTACGATGTCGTCGACGACGTGACGCGGCTTGAGGTTCTGCACCGACAGGCCGGGAAAAACCTCCACGATCGCGCCCCCGGAGGGCGGCGTCGCGAACATCTGATGCAGGTTGTCGCGCGGGTCGACCTCGATCACCAAAACTCTCAGAGGACGGACCTTGGCCAGACGGTGGCCGAGGGCCGCGGCGACGGCGGTCTTGCCGACGCCACCCTTGCCGGTCACGACCAGCAGCCGGCGCAACGGTGAGAGGAGAGGCGATTCGTTCATCGGGAGACGGAACGCGGCAGATCTTCGCCGCAGTGCGTCGAGACTATCACCGAGCCACCTCGGAGCCATGCGCAGGGTGTGGTAAAACGCGCCCATGGCGTTTCCCGAGACCCGTCTCCGCCGCCTTCGACGTCGCCCCGAGCTTCGCCGCCTGGTGCGGGAAACCCGCCTGGCGCCGGAAGACTTGGTGTTGCCGCTGTTCGTCCGCCCCGGCCAGGACGTTGCCCAGCCGGTGCCTTCCATGCCGGGCGTCGACCAGCTCTCCGTCGACCGCCTGGTCGAGACCTGCCGGGGCGCCGTCGACGAAGGCCTCTCGGCGATTCTGCTCTTCGGCCTGCCGGAGCACAAGGATGCCGTCGGCAGCTCGTCCTGGTCCCCGGATGGCATCGTGCAGCGAGCCCTGGAGGCCCTCGACCGCGCTCTTCCGGAGCTCGTCACCATCGTCGACCTGTGCTTCTGCGAATACACCGACCACGGCCACTGCGGGGTCCTGGCGGGAGACACCGTCGACAACGATGCCACCCTCGAAAACCTGGCCCGCCAGGCGGTCTCCTTGGCCACCGCGGGAGCCGACATCATCGCCCCGTCGGACATGATGGACGGCCGCATCGGGGTCATTCGACGGGCCCTCGACGACGCCAGCTTCACCGACACCCCGATCATGTCCTACGCTGCCAAGTTCGCCAGCGCCTTTTACGGCCCGTTCCGCGACGCCGCCGACTCGGCACCGGCCTTTGGCGACCGGCGCAGCTACCAGCTCGACCCGGCCAATGGCCGCGAAGCGCAGCGCGAGGCGCGCCTCGACATCGACGAAGGCGCCGACCTGCTGATGGTCAAGCCAGCCCTGCCCTATCTCGATGTTCTAGCCGAACTGCGGCGCTCCTGCGATCACCCCTTGGCGGCCTACCACGTGAGTGGCGAGTACGCCATGCTGAAAGCCGCCGCCGAACGCGGCTGGATCGACGGCGATCGCGTGCTGATGGAGTCGCTGGTAGCCATTCGGCGCGCCGGCGCCGACCTGATCATCACCTACGGCGCCCGCGACGCGGCGCGCCTGCTGGCGAAAGGATGGCAACCCTGAATCACCTCGAACGCGCCTCGCGGGTACTGCCCGGCGG encodes:
- a CDS encoding DUF255 domain-containing protein gives rise to the protein MLLSNFLDSFRWRSGSSPRVALWLLLASPWIFPLGAIAADPLPGTAPRSAALEARLAAALEARGADYRPRTEHRDGSGRPLYLNRLILEDSPYLLQHAHNPVNWFPWGEEAFAEARRRNKLIFLSIGYSTCHWCHVMERESFDDPEIARLMNQHFVCVKVDRERRPDIDEIYMTAVQITTGQGGWPMSTFLLADGSPLFGATYFPPDRFRQLLTQVSRAWDEQRPELEATAARVTAAVARATAASGQAKEVGREQVAQARDQLMARHDRVHGGLGKAPKFPHEPELLFLLQWAEREGDEAVLEMVRSSLEAMARGGLHDQVGGGFHRYTIDAGWRIPHFEKMLYNQAQLARAYSAAFRLTGDPYLARVARQTLDYVLRDMTSSQGTFHSATDADSEGREGAFFVWNPAQLARALGNRDAALAGQLFGVTPEGNFEGSTVLHVPRPFATSASALGVTEEALWQRIERVRERLREVRARRPAPLLDDKVMVAWNGMMITALAEASLALDDDTYRLAAERAGEVLWQTMRRGGRRGSEATGLWRIEWQGRTSVAALLDDYAHLLEAFLALYDGRRDERWLVRARWLADRLIAEFGDDAAGGFFMTPEDAAATLITRPKSPADGAVPSGNSVAVRALARLFRRTGDATYRRWCNSALGAFAGALTARPQGFPYLLMGLDDLRRGETGGLEYGAGGVVAARGWLAPRGDGWDLVVDLEVQPGWHVNSATPRQPRLLASRLDLGSEAWRLGEILWPAAEEVRLAFQEEPLDVYQGRARITAPLLPVAGEASIDLRARLRLQACDDRRCLAPEVLELEIAPPPSERRPAKP
- a CDS encoding ArsA-related P-loop ATPase; the encoded protein is MSLLSEQNPLLIVVGSGGVGKTTLAASLGVSAAQAGRDTLVMTFDPSLRLKDALGVGEAARDEEIEVPAAGPGRLAASLLDAGRTFDRLIERYAPDDAARRRILDNRFYRHLSGSLAGILEYMAVERLFEVESEGRYQQVILDTPPTRQALDFLEAPSRIVQFLDSGALRIALKPWFDDQGRLRGTTRFGAIGRRFERFLDEIVGLDLLRDMAEFFQAFGPLFDGFRRRARKVEEMLGSSRTRFLLVAGPGEERIADTLFFARKLQEAGHHLGPIVVNRMHPTVERPVGEAGALFSWLGERDRRGFEMLRGLVGEARPLVGLPLLAEEPTDLRALAEIGQSLVARLPG
- a CDS encoding ArsA family ATPase, whose protein sequence is MNESPLLSPLRRLLVVTGKGGVGKTAVAAALGHRLAKVRPLRVLVIEVDPRDNLHQMFATPPSGGAIVEVFPGLSVQNLKPRHVVDDIVRERLKIALLSKRVIASPVYEHFTEGAPGLKEVAILGHALRRLEGIGGPAFDLVILDAPATGHGVSLLAAPGLLAEVVEKGPFGELGRRLAEFVADDDRCGVVAVTTAEEMPVQEVLELRVALAAELGRKPDLLVVNGLYPAATEDGAEDLWRRRRALNESELGRLDAAWDGPRLDLPLLPMDRGPQLIAQLSERLHRGGLA
- the hemB gene encoding porphobilinogen synthase, with amino-acid sequence MAFPETRLRRLRRRPELRRLVRETRLAPEDLVLPLFVRPGQDVAQPVPSMPGVDQLSVDRLVETCRGAVDEGLSAILLFGLPEHKDAVGSSSWSPDGIVQRALEALDRALPELVTIVDLCFCEYTDHGHCGVLAGDTVDNDATLENLARQAVSLATAGADIIAPSDMMDGRIGVIRRALDDASFTDTPIMSYAAKFASAFYGPFRDAADSAPAFGDRRSYQLDPANGREAQREARLDIDEGADLLMVKPALPYLDVLAELRRSCDHPLAAYHVSGEYAMLKAAAERGWIDGDRVLMESLVAIRRAGADLIITYGARDAARLLAKGWQP